TATAATTTACGTATATTTATGTTCTGCTTGGAAGCTGCGCTATTGAGCACCCTAtagattatatttaattagacgattaaaagaaaaacaaaataaagtttagagaatatgtataggtaccctattttaattatttttaatgtagaCACAAAACAATGTACCAAAACATTCAAAAGCTACGATCGATCTTTCAAATAATAAAGGTGCCTACTAAGTTTCCGAGTGTTTGTCATCGACGATGGCGACACAAATAATGGACATCACAACCGCCGATAAGACTGATAGGTGTGTACCGTAACGAATTGCCGCAAACACATTAACGGTTTACCGGTAAATTAGCTCTAATACCGGTAACTATCGGAATTTATGGCGAATTTGCCGCATTTATGGGCCTCTCGCGTCCACCGTAAATTCTACGAgcttacttttaatttattgacaaCACTTTGTATTGAACTTAATGgcataaatttaaatagaaGAGGCAATTTACTTCTCCCTGCAAGGCTTCGGTGATAGTTTTATACTTCTTGCCCGAGAAGGCaagcttttaaataaattatgttgaaTTATGTCGTTGAAGATGGTATGATAAGATTCTAATTGCCAACTTTTTCGTTGGCGTTTTGTTACTTTAGACGCTGTAGAACCGACAGTCAATAGAAACTACCACTGAATTTCACCGAACAGCCAATCGAATTGAATCACCGAAtcaaaattaacattaaacTCTATCGGGCGAGTCGGCGCGCCCGGGAACATTTAAATCACTAGTTTGTGCAGCACTAGTTCTGCTGAATTGAATAAATAGCCTATTGCAACACCAGACCTCTGCGTACCACGAAATCGCCCATCCATCATACGACCGCTTAGACAGAGCTAGACGGATATAATCCAGAATAGCGCTGTCCCATTCACTTAGCGTTTGTGAGATGCATCGTTGGGTTAGCGTTATGAGTATGGCAACTCTCTTACCACGTTATCTCATGGCCATTCTTGAAATGGAGAAAAGGAGTAGAGTTCTGCCactataggtatactaacGGTCATAGGAATTAATGGCATTTTGTACTGCTGTTATTTTCttctgaatttattattattaataacgaggTATAAAAAGAAGGATAAACTTTTAATCATGTTATGAAATTGACCCAAGCTCAGGActcataaaatacaatattgacaAGGCTCTCAAtatgtgtatattttattaatggaGCAGCTTTATTCTTTATTCTTTCACTGAGCTCTAGAGAGCCAATATTCAATACCTTGTGTGCTTTTCACTCCACAAATATTTGGCGTTAAATTTAGGGTAACGCGGGGCGAACTGgcaagttattattttttgttttggtttttATGGATACGAGTATAGCGTTGATTTTGTGTGAAAACAGAATCTTAGATACTCTACATTAGGGTTTCGTTCCCgtgttcccgggaattcccgggaaatcttgaataaaattcccgtttcccgggaacagaaaaaggtcgggaaaaacgaaaccctacTCTACATACATGGTAGAAAGAATATAagctaaaattttaatttcgtATCAATAAGTTTAGGACAAAGCTAAAACATAGCTTATAAATCCAAAAGTTTTTAGATGAATTTCTACAGAACAGAATCAGCTTTTTTCAAGCAGGGCTCAACACTGCCTGCGACAGTTGTTGTTGTCTCACTCGATCGTATGACCCCGGCATGACTGTGAAAGAGTGAGACGAGATTTTATCACCCGTCCCGTTACGCTtaacatacaaatataatatttttataatacaactagctgttcccgcgcgcttcgcttcaccttaaaaagttttcccgtgggaattccgggataaaaagtagcctatgttctttcccagggtctagaccgtatgtataccaaatttcattcaaatccgttcagtagttttggcgtgaaagagtaacagacagacagacagacagacagacagacagacagacagacagacagacagacagacacagttactttcgcatttataatattagttaggatagttaggatattACATCAATCACTTCAGtgaattcataaaaaatagtGGCATTTTAATACAATATCAAGGGTAGGTACATGATGACTGTATGCGTAGGTAAACAACTGTTAAAAGCTTTTTTATGTTACGGATATTATGAAAGGCATTCTTGAGAGACAGCTTTTGAAACTGAAAAATATTCAATGTATGAAGGAGATCAAATATCACAGGAAACAATATAACAGCAAACAAGTATTATATTCTTTTATGTAGATCAAAAATAACGAATGgcaatttaaatatgacttttaaaatatttacagtcaTTTATGTGTATCCCTGAGTTGTATGAAGTTAGAGAACAAAAGTCATTGCagtaaataaaagttgttGGTATCGGCTTTACCGACCCTTGCAATGTAAATTATGCCAACTTCTGTTGAAGTTGCTTATTAAATACCACTTTTTGAAGACGATTCGAGGGGTGCGAGCGGCCTGGCCCAACTACAGAGAACGAAAAATACAGTGGCAACATTGGAAGAGTCTATTGGTAGATATCAGCACAGTTATAATGACTGAAACTAGGATCCCGAGCCTAATAGAACGgaatttacaagaaaatatttaaaatatgattatgttATTTGAGTTATTCCTAAGGGATATCAGAGTTTTCATTTTGACGTAAGGGTTCAAGAATAGCTAATTTATTCCAAAGCCGACGAGTGGTACTATATATCTTATACCAAATTACCAATGTAACACTATATAAAACCGTTCTCTGTATAAGGCTTATGTCCCATGAATAGGTACGTACCGTGTACTTCATTGGGTTTTCGGTTccattatgtatttttttactgtttattCTTCCGTAATTCGTCTCTTTATAAAGCTTAAAAAGAGCTTTTGTGCTCCATTGAGTTTCTCCTGATATTCCTCGTTATTAAGGAACAATAGTGTCATAATTTTTTTCCCCGGTGTATTATTTACCGGGAAACATGCTATTGGGGTGCTATTGTCTGTCGCATTAAGAAATAGAATTCAGAGTATGGGAAGTAAAGTATTACCTAAGTTTATCCGTgtcacataaaataatattattttattagctGTTCTTTTATACCTCATACAATCGTCATGACTCATGAAGGGTCTAGCTCTAGAAGATTATTCAGCGCAATAACAAAATTAACGCAGCAGTACAGTGCAGTGCAGAACaacaattaattttatgttaaacTGTGATAATTAAAAGCACAAACTTTCAAAATGGCACCAGCAGTTTACTGTGGCTTTCGCCATCGCCATTTTGtaactgtttttttgttttaattaattgcaAGTGTCAAACACtattgttttttaaagttaagtttttaacaaGTCAATCATGTGCTAATTATGTTAAGAAGTTACTTACAGACATTTATAAAACGgatatgaaaatgttatgGATTATACAGATTAACAAGGCACCaactttattaagtataaaaaaatcaaaaacgtTCAACCTGAGACGTCTAACAACCAAGTTTCAACTACTGTGGTTATAATGTTTTTCAAAAATGGAAGGACtcaaaaaaattaccaaatgTTAAGTTTTACCCTAAAACCCCAAAATAAAATCTCATATCCAGATCATTATTATCAACACAAATATCCGCATAtggtgccacaaacttatctgttccggtgacagctcacataaatgtctaatatttcttaattctataagattttaagttagctcgtattgttaattcgctcttgtaattaacccatctaatcttttataatataatatacaattcattagtaagtaatgagatattggatcaatttagttcgctctcaccggaacagatacgTTTGTCGCACGATACATACTTGCATTCCACCGTCTATGCCACGTCAGGCCACGTCTCTGCTTCGTTTAATTACCTTCATGTTCATGACATTGGCGAAATCTGACAAGTGCTTTTGACGTTCTGCCCTTATGTCAATTTGTCATTTGGCGCTTTTGACGTTACGCTCAGAAACGAAATAAAAGTTTCTTACAACTGATAACATCACAATATCATTGTGATATTGATcactaacataattttaacaaatatttgcAATGCAGCATTGATCTAAACTCCTAACTTAAGGATGGTTTCCATGCTAACGGCTTTGGTTCACACTCCAGAGAAGAAGAGGCGGTTTCTTCTCATCTTCAGACTGATGGCTGTAGCTCTGATTGTGGCATTGCTGACCTTGCACATGAGGTCGGTCCGAGTCTTCCGATGGGAGCATCAGGTATATTATAAAGCTTCTCCTgttttaaggtaagcgtccatctatcggtatcgtatTGGACCAAACTAATTTTCATAAAtctatggagaaacggcgtcgacAATGCCGATAAAGTGGACGCACTTATGTGAATTTCGCAAATTTTGCGTCGCGCTCTCTCACATCGTGCGGCCTCGAGAGTGAGTGCGACGAAAATCTTTTGCCACGTCTTGATATACGCGTCTAGCCCTCTATTCctttgcaataaatataatcaGAATAACACACCTAAACATCTTTCCTCAGGTGTCCGGCGGCATAATAGTGACCTACACCATCGCGACAATAGGCATGGCGTGGTGCGCCGGCACTCCCGGAGGCAACCAGTGCGGCGCCGTATTCCAAGCATTCATATCTAGCGCTGGATGTTTCCTGTTCGCTCTGAACGCAGCGGTCATGGTCCAGCGGTGGCGCAGCGCTAGCACGCTGACTCGGTGCGTGTCCGAACTACTCACCGTGCTCGGTGTTCCGCTGAAGAGGCAGCTCTGTGTTAAAGTGACGTTAAGCGCTCTTTTAGCTGTCGTGCTTGCGATTGATGTGGTGTTGGCGTGGCTGATACACTTGGATCCGCCCGATCCTCGGAATAAGGGTTCGTGAAAGAGTGTGTTTCATGTTTATTTGTGAATTCATCCTGGTTGCCGTTTTGCTGTCTATTTTGTAAGAGCCCTCAAACATTATATATTAgttaaattattgaaatctTGTTATTTCTACTACAAAAAGAGTTTTGTAATtgtttacttacatttaacactattttatctttatctattTTAGCAAATGAACTCTGAATATCAACCAAAATATTCTTGGTCAGATGGTTTTAGTTTTAGTAAGCAAACTTTGTAAACTCATATCGGATGCATGTGCGATCGCTGCGCGCAACGGTCTTCGTAAATGCCTCATTTAAATACGTATAGGTGTAGTTTACCGCCAAATCGTTGCTTGCATACATTTTTAGATAATCTCATATGTATAAGCAGCTAGGTACGTCAAGAGTTTCAATTTCTAACCTTCAATACTGGATTCAATTTCCCACCAATATATTCCAATACTGTTTTGACGAAGGCTCGGTAAAAATGATAACCTAGaggtataattaaatttaaaatttctgtcATCACAAATAATCAATACTTTACATAACTGTATTGACCTCCATACAATATGTACACGGGTAGAAGAACAAATAgctatttgtttatttgtattgGTCATTGGCCCGTACCGCAACTAGAGTGTACAACTATACAGGCAAAGCAGTATTTTAACTACGAATCTGTCTAAAAGCGTGGCTAGTGGGAAGTTTTTCTCGATGTAGGCGTTCTAAGTATGGTAATAGTTTCTACGCGAATTTATGACCTCTGGGGCAGTGCATCGGGTATGCCGCTAGGTGTCGCCACCTGCGCAcctatattacctatacataaatGCGTTTACTTTTCACTGCTCAAACGATAAAAACTCCCACTAGACCTGTAGACCCTCTAGGGTCACTCtgtactgacgaaaaacgaaagaACTGTCGTGAACTGTaagagagctgtcgtgcaatcggcacgtttaatacaacgagagaGAGCCATGGCTCGCACAGCAGCGCTCCTAAACTTCTATTTTGTTTAGTGATTTAACACTtcattgcacaaatataacattttcattttagaGAGTGAGCGCCAGTATTTAAATAGTGCAGGTGAAGATATCCGTCGCTACAGACTTCATCATCGGCATCACCGGCAGTGGACAACAGCCACCTTCACAATACAGCCTGATGTTTGTAGATAACGCACTGCCACAATTATACTGCGGTCTTGTCACCACTCTCTTTGATTAGGTTTTAGTGACAATCGGCCAGTCAATGGCAGCCATCAGTCTAATGGCGACGACCGATGAACGAATGTATAACTTCATTATTAATTGAACACTTTTGGTATTAATTGCTGTCAATTTTTTACGATGATATCTGAACTTAATAGCTTATACTCGTACGTGGTAATATGCTGGCACAGATAAGGCAAAGATGATGGAACTCCAGTCTAGAATCTAAACTCTAAATGACTCTGAGTCTGAGTCTTTACTTAAAAACACAACGCGAACTGGGATGAATGAATCTGATATCAATTCGGTATTCCAACTATAATGGCGATATGTCTTCAgaaagcttaaaattataattcaaaGACTTCGTTACTGAAATAAGCATCCAAAACACTACAAAACACATGGCCCAGATACATCcactgtaaaataaataatacatacaatGGGGTATGTGCATAACGGTATCtgagaaaattatttaattcaacATCTCGGGAAAAGCTAAGCTAGTACATAACAGCGCTTGGCTCTAACCTATATTTTAATGAAGCAACATCGAGCTAGCAAACACGACTACACAGTAATTATGCAGTTCCGACCTAAACCACAGATTATAATTACACAGAACAAAATATCAAGAGCACGCCAAGTTTGCGGGATAAATCGCAGATGTCACTTGCAGACTGCCCAATTTACCTGTAGACTCTCCGATCGTAATACCGTAGCATAAAGGCGATATTCAAATGCAAAGTTTACTAAGTCGAAGTCGTATTCCGGGTGTGAGCGAGTAAGGGAATAACAATGGCGGTTTGATAGAGAGGGATGGGGAGTGCTGCGCTTTCAAAAGGGATGAAATTCAGTGAGACGAATAACAATAATGGATGTATCATTTAAAGACGCGGACTATTTTGACACTTTTCCACGACTATCATTTGGGAGTCcacgtaggtatttatacaaaaattacatcgtgttttttattgaaattagtTTGAAATATTGCAATTTATTCAACTGAAAACTACTTTCTCTAGTAGCCTAGAGTATCCATTTCCGAACGAAATTCGTTCTCTTTGCGTAAAGGACTTTCTCAAACATCGGATAATGGATAGCCAAAGTGCAGACCAGCGGCGATGACGCACCAATGAACTGCCAGTCACTTAGTGGAATTAAGGCTCAGCATGTCAACTGGAGATGCACTTTGGCCAATCACGAGTGACCACCTTGCAGTAATTACGTCTCTGGCCAATGGCGGGCGAGCGCGGGTTAATAGCATCTGTCAAATTTATAGATAGGTGGCGTCTGGTGGTAGCGTTATGATGCGGAATAATATACgcttattaagtttatttagtATTAGGTTTACATTTGATCTCTATAAtatctttaataatataatacatatttatcttTTGATTTTTATCATGTAGATATTGTAATGCCACACTGCTATCAATAACGGAATGGTTCAAAGAGATAATAGAAAAGCTAAACAGTAACATTCGCAGCCTGACAAAgggaaaatgtaaaataattaattccaCTTGCTGCGACGACGACGCCTTAAGGAGTGTTTCAACAGATCATGATCAGATAGGAATCCGATTagaattattatgaaaacagACCTTTCTCTACAATagcaaaggttgcctggaagataATGatattagcattaagttcgcctgtGGACACTTTAATTtgatgtgcaataaagaatttaataataataatgtatcaGATATACGCGTAAGGTTCATACAAACATCATAGTAGCTGGACATCTCCGCAGGTTTAATGAAGGCTCGAGTTGAGGTATTTGCTCATACGTTGTCAACTTTTACGACTGGTACTGAAAAACTTGCATGCAGCGTCTGTTAGCCTTGACGTCATTGATAAAAAACATTAGATTCTGAAATCTGATCAGCTAGGAACAACGGCAgcaatttgttttttcttttctacGGAGAGTTAAAGTACGAGTGATGGTACAATGAATTCAAAGCGGACACCCTTAATAAGATGAAAAAGTTTCCAGGCTTGTCTTTAGGTTTGAGAATGAAGAAAAATCGAAGACAATAGACGGCGCTGCTTATTTTAAGATGGCCGCTGGCAAATTGAGACATCTATTCTCGCCACAAGTAAAGTAACGAATTAATTTTAGCAAAGATACGACctatattgttttgtaaatgtagtaaatatgattatatttGGTACTTAGAAAATGAGAAATGAAGGAAGTCAGCATAGTGCATGGATTTGCCAGACCGATAAgttgtcagtcgctgacttaCCAAGGAAACTACTCACagcagaaaatattaaatagaatGAAGATATCTAAAATATCATCGAAAACGAAAATTGATAACAAATACACGAATCTCTTATATCTGAGCAATGCTGAATACAGAAAACTTTGTTTGTCTAGCTGGTTGCGTTTTCCTAATATTTCTGAACGAAATTTCGGAATAGACTCGATGCGGAGAGTACAAGTTCCGCCCCGATCCGGTTTCCGGACGGATCCAATTACTAGTCGACGGACCAGAAACGAGATTTACCGTTCAGGTTAAGAACAATACTTGGTCTGTTTGCTGTTTTTGAGGTCTCCGGTAACGTGAATCGGATCGGAAGCACCTTCTGTCTTGAGCTTGACGGCAGATTTCTTGgaggctagttttttttttttttttttttttttttttttttttatatcatggCCGAACGGCATACTCTGACTAAAGGCCCGCCCGGGTTTGATACCCGGTTGGGGCAAACATTTATTTGCAATATaatcttatatattttttaaataaaaccaaCATTGAGGAAATGTAAAGTGCAGCAATACATTTCTGCCTTCCGTAtgagagtacctacctacgtttagtagcaaaaatattaacttaCCGGAACCGTCACGTTAGTCCGACCGATCTGTAAaacagaaaaataaattattataagaatAACTGCAATAAATCCAAGACAGAATGGAATaacaactttatttaaaacattttgttaTCAAATATCCTTTGTcaatatataggtacagtcacgggcaaagaaacaatTCCACCTACAAAAACCAGAAAACCAAATGGCcccatttaaaattaaatgaaataggaaattttaaaaaatatttatgtttttagttggtaatattctgatgcaccgttaaatagatttaaatattgcagaaggcgtcatcaAGCTAGCAtttccgtttaggaataatttggtgattttctcaatggaactttttcattgctcgtcagtgtagtaaataataccaaatacctacctaacacaCTCGTATATAAATCCTTCCACACATTTGACATTTGTTCGCATTTTGGGCGATCCGCAATAcagatgtatgtatgtacaatgtgCAGGGTCGGCCATCCATCTCGCCACGTCGACGATGTTCCCATAAATCacattgcaataaaaaatggCGCCCAACGTGGAACAGATTTTAACTTCAACTCCTGAATGGAGTGAAATTTCAGCTATGCCTATAATTACTGGAGGAATTATATCTaccaataaatacttaaatgtgTCCGTAACGCCTTCTTACAACTGCCTTATTTTAAAGTCGTCAGTTAATTTAATGCGTTCAATGCAAGATCAGCTAGAAGAAATCAGTCGTTGGCTTGGTTCAATGGTGATGAAATCatcattaaatcaaataatacatttatttatattatgaatgCAAGGAGATTATTATGTCAGCCACTGGACCATTGAGGTCCACGAAATAACTATTTCCGGATGTGATGTAACctctatatacctacaactacatatatgtatacgtATATAATAGGTACCCTGGGCACACATATCCTGGTACACCTCAGGCATTCAATGACCGACGCTATTCTTAGCGCAAACGACTGTTGCCTCATCAATGCATATCTCAGAATCACCCAGCAGATTCAAATGACAGCAAGTAAACACAACACAGAACATAAGTCACGGCACAAGACGCACGTATGGAGGAGGTGGCGTATCGGAATTATACCACTATTGACACCCGCGGCACGATCGCCCCGTTATTAGCTAGCGGGCCGCGTCTGCTAGTCAGGAGACTGAGGAAGATGAATTATATAACTAACACAGTATACATTCAGGTTATAAAAGTGTGTTGTTACTTGTGAGCCAGGGATGACAGAGGTGGAAAATTATGTGACCTTTATTGTACTATtttacttttgcaacaccttgtagcATAGATGAATACTTGCCGGCTGACTGTCTAAGCTGTCACGCTATGCTTACCTGTTTACGGTCAGACCAGACGAGACGAAAAAACATGAGATAGAGGCGTGGTTATTGAAGTGCTCTtcagaaaaacaaaactgcaacGCTAACCACGGCtccatctcgttgtattaaccTGCCGATTGAGTGACAACTCCTGTTCATTTGTTCCTCGATTTAGAGAAACCCTCAAGATCTTTCTGGCCATCTCGATAACTACAAACAAGTCGAGCAAATCACTGACAAATCCACTGGTCGTCACTCAAACCGAACCGCACATCAGCGGTGGCAGAATGCTCTGGAACATCCGTGTGTCTCGTCATCCGTCTCCCGGATCCGAGAGGCCCGGAGACCCGGCTTCCGGCCCGGAATGTGCCCGGGTATTGGGAATATCCGGGCATGAGACGCGCCGCGGCTTGTGAGTGTTGGATACGATTTTGGGCATGCAAATGGGATGGTGAAATGTTGAAGTGACCGTTTGAACGTGGAACGTGTGTTAGTTACCgttattacttactttatcaatgcaatataataaaatcgatAGAAGCAATAAAATAGCTAATTACAGGTGTACCTAACGGAAAACCAAGAAACCTCCCCTTGAAAAGTATTATGTTGAGACAAGAAAATATTCTCAATATTTTAGTGCAGATCATGATGTTTAAGCatttatcaaaaaaatatattaatgatataataataaatgattacGATGAATAATATACGAGTAATATGTTTATAGCGTTTTAGACTGCTAACTTTTACAGCAGTAGTAGGCGAATAAGGCATATTTAGACAAAAAATGCACATAAACtgtaatttctactcttttacttatttaaaagctACAATGCCAATAACCTTCAAGGCATACAACCGCACTACAAGTAGCGAACTAAAGCGAAACCCTCCATCGCACTACGCTAACGCTGAGGAAATCTGTTTTGTTTCCGATATCCAGAAAAAATAACACAACTTTGTGTGTACACAAGTTCACACATCGGGGGATGACGGGAGGTGAGGTGGGGAGGGGAGATAAAGGTGTTTGGAGTGTTTGTTGGGGTGACACGTGCGTGATAGTAAAGGGATCTCCATGGCACGGTTCTATGTTTAGATAAGATACACATCCAACTTTCTGTAATGTGTGTCACCAATATACAGAAGACTGGAGAATAgacatttataaacaaatagcAAAAACTGTTCTTTTCGATTTAGACCTCAAACATACGCTATATATTTGAGGGCCCGTAAAAAATtgg
The sequence above is a segment of the Plutella xylostella chromosome 29, ilPluXylo3.1, whole genome shotgun sequence genome. Coding sequences within it:
- the LOC105397467 gene encoding uncharacterized protein LOC105397467 — protein: MVSMLTALVHTPEKKRRFLLIFRLMAVALIVALLTLHMRSVRVFRWEHQVSGGIIVTYTIATIGMAWCAGTPGGNQCGAVFQAFISSAGCFLFALNAAVMVQRWRSASTLTRCVSELLTVLGVPLKRQLCVKVTLSALLAVVLAIDVVLAWLIHLDPPDPRNKGS